From a single Andrena cerasifolii isolate SP2316 chromosome 8, iyAndCera1_principal, whole genome shotgun sequence genomic region:
- the LOC143372257 gene encoding protein obstructor-E: MMRASLVTLLALVAATHGAYNCPNKDGQYEDPKQCDKYYACNDGAATEKLCPDGLVFDPLNRKVNKCDHVFNVDCGDRLELQPPQPTKKCPRRNGFFAHPDPSVCNIFYNCIDGEAIEITCTTGLHFDEYSGTCVWPDSAGREGCGVVDKKLKDGFECPKESQVDTRGMAVDHPKFAHPDDCQKFYVCLNGVTPREQGCSDGTVYNEEQQRCDAPENVPGCEDWYKDDDKKP, from the exons ATGATGAGGGCGTCCCTTGTAACGCTGTTGGCTCTGGTGGCTGCGACAC ATGGTGCATACAATTGCCCAAATAAAGACGGCCAGTACGAGGATCCAAAACAGTGCGACAAGTACTACGCGTGCAATGACGGCGCTGCAACGGAGAAACTGTGTCCAGACGGGCTTGTGTTCGATCCATTGAACCGTAAGGTGAACAAATGCGACCATGTGTTCAACGTGGACTGCGGCGATCGTCTTGAGCTAC AGCCACCACAACCGACGAAGAAGTGTCCACGAAGAAACGGCTTCTTCGCTCATCCAGATCCATCCGTCTGTAACATCTTTTACAACTGCATCGACGGCGAGGCCATCGAGATCACGTGCACCACTGGATTGCATTTCGACGAATACAGTGGCACTTGCGTCTGGCCGGACAGCGCTGGTCGCGAA GGATGCGGAGTAGTGGATAAGAAGTTGAAGGATGGCTTCGAGTGTCCGAAGGAAAGTCAGGTGGATACCAGAGGGATGGCTGTAGATCATCCAAAGTTCGCTCACCCAGATGATTGCCAAAAATTCTATGTCTGCCTGAATGGCGTGACGCCGCGCGAACAAGGGTGCAGCGATGGTACTGTTTATAACGAGGAGCAACAAAGATGCGACGCGCCTGAAAATGTTCCCGGCTG TGAGGATTGGTACAAGGACGACGACAAGAAACCATGA
- the Cpap3-b gene encoding cuticular protein analogous to peritrophins 3-B has product MKTEVFCLLICLGAVAALTRKQEAAEQSRRKVASPALQKKQQQTASEEQEEYEDEEELSDLCPEPNGYFPDAEQCDKYHDCRDGKSNAKLCPDGLVFNDFSPQHEKCDLPFGIDCSKRLKLQKPQPSPHCPRMHGYFAHEDPRICNTFYYCVEGKFNMITCPDGLVFSEKTGICNWPDEAQKKGCGSRELFNFTCPKVDDATAATHPRYPDTEDCQYFYVCVNGEIPRRSGCKLGQAFDERTGKCDWARRIPECKEWYKGQLTDEELDALENPPPKPKPTGGPSRRKRPKTT; this is encoded by the exons GCGCCGTGGCCGCCTTGACGAGAAAGCAGGAGGCGGCCGAGCAGAGTCGCCGGAAAGTAGCTTCGCCGGCGTTGCAGAAGAAGCAGCAGCAGACTGCGTCAGAGGAGCAGGAggagtacgaggacgaggaggaactCTCGGACCTGTGCCCGGAACCGAATGGTTATTTCCCTGACGCGGAGCAGTGCGACAAGTATCACGACTGCCGGGATGGCAAGTCGAACGCGAAACTGTGCCCAGATGGGCTGGTGTTCAACGACTTCAGCCCGCAACACGAGAAGTGCGACCTGCCTTTCGGGATCGACTGCTCGAAAAGGCTGAAATTGC AGAAGCCGCAGCCGTCCCCCCACTGTCCAAGGATGCACGGCTACTTCGCCCACGAAGACCCCCGAATATGCAACACCTTCTACTACTGCGTCGAAGGGAAGTTCAACATGATCACTTGCCCGGACGGTCTAGTCTTTTCGGAGAAGACTGGCATCTGCAATTGGCCAGACGAGGCGCAGAAGAAGGGCTGCGGCTCCAGGGAACTCTTCAACTTCACTTGCCCCAAAGTCGACGACGCCACCGCCGCCACCCACCCTCGCTACCCTGACACAGAGGACTGCCAGTACTTTTACGTTTGCGTGAACGGTGAGATACCGAGGAGAAGTGGCTGCAAACTGGGGCAGGCCTTCGATGAGCGCACTGGCAAGTGTGACTGGGCCAGGAGAATACCCGAATG CAAGGAGTGGTACAAAGGACAGTTGACTGATGAGGAGCTGGATGCTTTAGAAAATCCGCCGCCGAAACCGAAACCCACTGGCGGGCCTAGCAGAAGAAAAAGGCCCAAGACGACGTAG